In Dasypus novemcinctus isolate mDasNov1 chromosome 23, mDasNov1.1.hap2, whole genome shotgun sequence, the following proteins share a genomic window:
- the CCP110 gene encoding centriolar coiled-coil protein of 110 kDa isoform X1: MCDCGKMEEYERFYEESLARIQDASLSRESYLPAQSESISLIRFHGVAVLSPLLNIERRKEMQQEKQKALDVEARKQVNRKKALLTRVQEILENVQVRKAPNASDFDQWKTEAVYSNSEVRNLNVPTTFPNSLPSAAEYSTSAKLEKIGSLPLEYEDQFKSNGIDLARDSEGFSSLKQCDSSDISQAENDTSLKTSSATPQETLTSDGLITTNEEQDPSLLEEVNPDPYIMSLQNLMKKSKEYIEREQSRRNLRISTKRSVNESHSDKENDAIKMTDCVKEKAQLIDKHCGSVIPDKPSLNNSVVLLQGASTQASNMNTSVLASFSKVDIPIRTSHPTVLDSDSDFKVIPTFVTENNVIKSLSGSYAKLPSPEPSMSPKMHRRRSRPSSACNILINNPINACELSPKGKEQAVDLVVQDTDEKANVLETVPKLSVDLAGVCSSKVYVSRNTSEATEEMALGKSNRICQSSENQLENKVVHGLAAMEGHLTSDGRGSHKMDNACSAVPRLHDPYVPSQCTANQNFGNVSGLKSASVLENNSCNLQVELNKSYDVKNPSPLLMQNQSNRQQMDTPTVSCGSEQFLENSFEKVKRRLDLDIDSLQKESCPYVVTTGIAEQERQYLLEKRYPKGSVCINKNKLGENSSKEGEEILKSKMLAFEEMRKRLEEQHAQQLSLLIAEQEREQERLQKEIEEQEKRLKEKKAITAEASELDINNVVELEWRKISDSGLLETMLSQVDSLHTSNSSGFTNSVLQQSFISANETPFYLWGSPNSGLTKISVTRPFGRAKASWAQVFSPEVQAKLNKITAVAKGFLTRRLMQTEKLKQLRQTVKDTMEFIRSFHSEAPLKRGFVSAQDASLQERVLAQLRAALYGIHDIFFVMDAAERMSILHHDREVRREKMLRQMDKVKSPRVALSAATQKSLDRKKYMKAAEMGMPNKKILIKQNPSETRVLQPNQGQNAPVHRLLSRQGTPKTSVKGVVQNRQKSSQSRVPNRAPVSGVYARKTQRKRPNVATI, from the exons TgtgattgtgggaagatggaggaatatGAGAGGTTCTATGAAGAAAGTCTTGCCAGAATCCAAGATGCATCACTCTCCAGGGAAAGCTATCTACCTGCCCAGTCTGAAAGCATCTCACTTATTCGCTTTCATGGAGTGGCTGTGCTTTCTCCACTg cTTAATattgagagaagaaaggaaatgcaACAAGAAAAGCAGAAAGCACTTGATGTAGAAGCAAGAAAACAGGTtaatagaaagaaagctttatTGACTCGTGTCCAGGAGATTCTTGAAAATGTTCAG GTTAGAAAAGCACCTAATGCCAGTGACTTTGACCAGTGGAAAACTGAAGCAGTTTACTCTAACTCAGAAGTCAGAAACTTGAATGTTCCTACTACATTTCCAAATAGTTTGCCAAGCGCTGCTGAATATTCTACTTCAGCAAAGCTTGAAAAGATAGGAAGTTTGCCTTTGGAATATGAGGACCAATTTAAATCTAATGGGATAGACTTAGCTAGAGATTCAGAAGGATTTAGTTCTCTGAAGCAATGTGATAGTTCAGATATTAGCCAGGCAGAAAATGACACTTCTCTAAAAACTTCTTCAGCAACCCCACAAGAGACTCTTACTTCTGATGGTCTCATCACAACAAATGAAGAACAGGATCCATCACTTTTGGAAGAAGTCAACCCAGATCCCTACATAATGAGTCTTCAGAACCTGATGAAAAAGTCAAAAGAATATATAGAAAGAGAACAATCCAGACGTAATCTGAGAATTAGTACAAAAAGGAGTGTTAATGAGAGTcattcagacaaagaaaatgaTGCTATTAAGATGACTGACTGTGTAAAGGAGAAGGCCCAACTGATAGACAAGCACTGTGGCTCAGTTATTCCTGACAAACCAAGCCTTAATAACTCAGTTGTTCTCCTCCAAGGTGCTTCCACTCAAGCAAGCAACATGAATACATCAGTTTTAGCTAGCTTTTCTAAAGTGGACATACCTATACGAACCAGCCATCCCACTGTATTAGATTCTGATTCTGACTTTAAAGTCATTCCCACTTTTGTTACTGAGAATAATGTTATCAAAAGTCTTTCTGGTTCATATGCCAAATTACCTAGTCCAGAGCCAAGCATGAGTCCTAAAATGCATCGAAGACGTTCAAGGCCATCATCAGCATGTAATATACTTATAAACAACCCAATAAATGCCTGCGAATTAAGCcctaaaggaaaagaacaggCAGTGGATTTAGTTGTTCAAGATACTGATGAGAAAGCAAATGTACTTGAAACTGTGCCAAAGTTATCAGTTGATTTAGCAGGAGTTTGTTCAAGCAAGGTTTATGTCAGCAGAAATACATCTGAAGCCACAGAGGAAATGGCTTTAGGTAAATCAAATCGGATATGTCAATcttcagaaaatcaactagaaaataaagttgttcaTGGACTTGCTGCTATGGAAGGTCATTTAACATCTGACGGGAGAGGATCACACAAAATGGATAATGCTTGTTCTGCAGTGCCAAGATTGCATGATCCTTATGTCCCTAGTCAGTGTACAGCAAACCAAAACTTTGGAAATGTGAGTGGACTCAAGTCAGCCAGTGTGTTAGAGAACAACTCCTGCAATTTACAAGTGGAGCTGAATAAATCTTATGATGTAAAAAACCCATCTCCTTTACTGATGCAAAACCAGAGTAACAGGCAGCAGATGGACACCCCTACAGTGTCCTGTGGGAGTGAACagtttttggaaaacagttttgagAAAGTTAAACGGAGACTTGATTTAGATATTGATAGTTTGCAAAAGGAAAGCTGCCCTTATGTTGTAACAACCGGAATAGCTGAACAGGAAAGGCAATACTTGCTGGAAAAAAGGTACCCTAAGGGGTCTGTCTGCATTAACAAGAATAAACTTGGAGAAAATAGTTCCAAAG AAGGTGAGGAGATACTAAAGAGCAAGATGTTAGCTTTTGAAGAAATGCGGAAGAGACTTGAGGAACAGCATGCCCAGCAGTTATCACTACTCATAGCTGAGCAGGAAAGGGAACAGGAAAGATTGCAAAAG GAAATAGAGGAACAGGAGAAAAGGTTGAAAGAGAAGAAGGCGATTACAGCAGAAGCCTCTGAATTGGACATTAACAATGTGGTGGAattagaatggagaaaaataagtGACTCTGGTTTGCTAGAAACAATGCTGTCTCAAGTGGATTCACTCCATACTTCAAATAGTTCTG GTTTCACAAATTCTGTGCTACAACAGAGCTTCATATCTGCCAATGAAACACCATTCTACCTCTGGGGATCACCAAATAGTGGTTTGACCAAGATCTCAGTAACAAGGCCTTTTGGAAGGGCCAAAGCTAGTTGGGCTCAG gTTTTTAGTCCAGAAGTACAAGCAAAATTGAACAAAATAACTGCAGTGGCAAAAGGATTCCTAACTCGTCGGCTTATGCAGACAGAGAAGCTGAAACAACTTCGACAAACTGTAAAA gatactATGGAGTTCATAAGAAGTTTTCACTCAGAAGCACCATTAAAGAGAGGATTTGTTTCAGCACAAGATGCTTCTCTTCAGGAAAGAGTGTTAGCTCAG TTGCGAGCTGCCCTATATGGTATTCATGACATATTTTTTGTAATGGATGCAGCTGAAAGAATGTCTATTCTACATCATGATCGAGAAGTTCGCAGAGAGAAAATGCTCAGGCAAATG gaTAAAGTGAAAAGCCCACGAGTGGCTCTTTCAGCTGCAACACAGAAGTCTCTTGATAGGAAGAAGTACATGAA AGCTGCTGAAATGGGCATGccaaataagaaaattttaattaaacaaaATCCTTCTGAAACaag AGTCCTTCAGCCAAACCAAGGACAGAATGCGCCTGTTCACAGGCTACTTAGTAGACAAGG AACCCCTAAGACATCAGTGAAGGGGGTTGTGCAAAATAGACAGAAGTCTTCACAGAGCAGAGTGCCTAACAGAGCGCCTGTTTCAG GAGTATATGCAAGAAAAACCCAAAGAAAGCGGCCAAATGTTGCGACAATTTAA
- the CCP110 gene encoding centriolar coiled-coil protein of 110 kDa isoform X2 gives MCDCGKMEEYERFYEESLARIQDASLSRESYLPAQSESISLIRFHGVAVLSPLLNIERRKEMQQEKQKALDVEARKQVNRKKALLTRVQEILENVQVRKAPNASDFDQWKTEAVYSNSEVRNLNVPTTFPNSLPSAAEYSTSAKLEKIGSLPLEYEDQFKSNGIDLARDSEGFSSLKQCDSSDISQAENDTSLKTSSATPQETLTSDGLITTNEEQDPSLLEEVNPDPYIMSLQNLMKKSKEYIEREQSRRNLRISTKRSVNESHSDKENDAIKMTDCVKEKAQLIDKHCGSVIPDKPSLNNSVVLLQGASTQASNMNTSVLASFSKVDIPIRTSHPTVLDSDSDFKVIPTFVTENNVIKSLSGSYAKLPSPEPSMSPKMHRRRSRPSSACNILINNPINACELSPKGKEQAVDLVVQDTDEKANVLETVPKLSVDLAGVCSSKVYVSRNTSEATEEMALGKSNRICQSSENQLENKVVHGLAAMEGHLTSDGRGSHKMDNACSAVPRLHDPYVPSQCTANQNFGNVSGLKSASVLENNSCNLQVELNKSYDVKNPSPLLMQNQSNRQQMDTPTVSCGSEQFLENSFEKVKRRLDLDIDSLQKESCPYVVTTGIAEQERQYLLEKRYPKGSVCINKNKLGENSSKEGEEILKSKMLAFEEMRKRLEEQHAQQLSLLIAEQEREQERLQKEIEEQEKRLKEKKAITAEASELDINNVVELEWRKISDSGLLETMLSQVDSLHTSNSSGFTNSVLQQSFISANETPFYLWGSPNSGLTKISVTRPFGRAKASWAQVFSPEVQAKLNKITAVAKGFLTRRLMQTEKLKQLRQTVKDTMEFIRSFHSEAPLKRGFVSAQDASLQERVLAQLRAALYGIHDIFFVMDAAERMSILHHDREVRREKMLRQMDKVKSPRVALSAATQKSLDRKKYMKAAEMGMPNKKILIKQNPSETRVLQPNQGQNAPVHRLLSRQGSICKKNPKKAAKCCDNLRRQHSLG, from the exons TgtgattgtgggaagatggaggaatatGAGAGGTTCTATGAAGAAAGTCTTGCCAGAATCCAAGATGCATCACTCTCCAGGGAAAGCTATCTACCTGCCCAGTCTGAAAGCATCTCACTTATTCGCTTTCATGGAGTGGCTGTGCTTTCTCCACTg cTTAATattgagagaagaaaggaaatgcaACAAGAAAAGCAGAAAGCACTTGATGTAGAAGCAAGAAAACAGGTtaatagaaagaaagctttatTGACTCGTGTCCAGGAGATTCTTGAAAATGTTCAG GTTAGAAAAGCACCTAATGCCAGTGACTTTGACCAGTGGAAAACTGAAGCAGTTTACTCTAACTCAGAAGTCAGAAACTTGAATGTTCCTACTACATTTCCAAATAGTTTGCCAAGCGCTGCTGAATATTCTACTTCAGCAAAGCTTGAAAAGATAGGAAGTTTGCCTTTGGAATATGAGGACCAATTTAAATCTAATGGGATAGACTTAGCTAGAGATTCAGAAGGATTTAGTTCTCTGAAGCAATGTGATAGTTCAGATATTAGCCAGGCAGAAAATGACACTTCTCTAAAAACTTCTTCAGCAACCCCACAAGAGACTCTTACTTCTGATGGTCTCATCACAACAAATGAAGAACAGGATCCATCACTTTTGGAAGAAGTCAACCCAGATCCCTACATAATGAGTCTTCAGAACCTGATGAAAAAGTCAAAAGAATATATAGAAAGAGAACAATCCAGACGTAATCTGAGAATTAGTACAAAAAGGAGTGTTAATGAGAGTcattcagacaaagaaaatgaTGCTATTAAGATGACTGACTGTGTAAAGGAGAAGGCCCAACTGATAGACAAGCACTGTGGCTCAGTTATTCCTGACAAACCAAGCCTTAATAACTCAGTTGTTCTCCTCCAAGGTGCTTCCACTCAAGCAAGCAACATGAATACATCAGTTTTAGCTAGCTTTTCTAAAGTGGACATACCTATACGAACCAGCCATCCCACTGTATTAGATTCTGATTCTGACTTTAAAGTCATTCCCACTTTTGTTACTGAGAATAATGTTATCAAAAGTCTTTCTGGTTCATATGCCAAATTACCTAGTCCAGAGCCAAGCATGAGTCCTAAAATGCATCGAAGACGTTCAAGGCCATCATCAGCATGTAATATACTTATAAACAACCCAATAAATGCCTGCGAATTAAGCcctaaaggaaaagaacaggCAGTGGATTTAGTTGTTCAAGATACTGATGAGAAAGCAAATGTACTTGAAACTGTGCCAAAGTTATCAGTTGATTTAGCAGGAGTTTGTTCAAGCAAGGTTTATGTCAGCAGAAATACATCTGAAGCCACAGAGGAAATGGCTTTAGGTAAATCAAATCGGATATGTCAATcttcagaaaatcaactagaaaataaagttgttcaTGGACTTGCTGCTATGGAAGGTCATTTAACATCTGACGGGAGAGGATCACACAAAATGGATAATGCTTGTTCTGCAGTGCCAAGATTGCATGATCCTTATGTCCCTAGTCAGTGTACAGCAAACCAAAACTTTGGAAATGTGAGTGGACTCAAGTCAGCCAGTGTGTTAGAGAACAACTCCTGCAATTTACAAGTGGAGCTGAATAAATCTTATGATGTAAAAAACCCATCTCCTTTACTGATGCAAAACCAGAGTAACAGGCAGCAGATGGACACCCCTACAGTGTCCTGTGGGAGTGAACagtttttggaaaacagttttgagAAAGTTAAACGGAGACTTGATTTAGATATTGATAGTTTGCAAAAGGAAAGCTGCCCTTATGTTGTAACAACCGGAATAGCTGAACAGGAAAGGCAATACTTGCTGGAAAAAAGGTACCCTAAGGGGTCTGTCTGCATTAACAAGAATAAACTTGGAGAAAATAGTTCCAAAG AAGGTGAGGAGATACTAAAGAGCAAGATGTTAGCTTTTGAAGAAATGCGGAAGAGACTTGAGGAACAGCATGCCCAGCAGTTATCACTACTCATAGCTGAGCAGGAAAGGGAACAGGAAAGATTGCAAAAG GAAATAGAGGAACAGGAGAAAAGGTTGAAAGAGAAGAAGGCGATTACAGCAGAAGCCTCTGAATTGGACATTAACAATGTGGTGGAattagaatggagaaaaataagtGACTCTGGTTTGCTAGAAACAATGCTGTCTCAAGTGGATTCACTCCATACTTCAAATAGTTCTG GTTTCACAAATTCTGTGCTACAACAGAGCTTCATATCTGCCAATGAAACACCATTCTACCTCTGGGGATCACCAAATAGTGGTTTGACCAAGATCTCAGTAACAAGGCCTTTTGGAAGGGCCAAAGCTAGTTGGGCTCAG gTTTTTAGTCCAGAAGTACAAGCAAAATTGAACAAAATAACTGCAGTGGCAAAAGGATTCCTAACTCGTCGGCTTATGCAGACAGAGAAGCTGAAACAACTTCGACAAACTGTAAAA gatactATGGAGTTCATAAGAAGTTTTCACTCAGAAGCACCATTAAAGAGAGGATTTGTTTCAGCACAAGATGCTTCTCTTCAGGAAAGAGTGTTAGCTCAG TTGCGAGCTGCCCTATATGGTATTCATGACATATTTTTTGTAATGGATGCAGCTGAAAGAATGTCTATTCTACATCATGATCGAGAAGTTCGCAGAGAGAAAATGCTCAGGCAAATG gaTAAAGTGAAAAGCCCACGAGTGGCTCTTTCAGCTGCAACACAGAAGTCTCTTGATAGGAAGAAGTACATGAA AGCTGCTGAAATGGGCATGccaaataagaaaattttaattaaacaaaATCCTTCTGAAACaag AGTCCTTCAGCCAAACCAAGGACAGAATGCGCCTGTTCACAGGCTACTTAGTAGACAAGG GAGTATATGCAAGAAAAACCCAAAGAAAGCGGCCAAATGTTGCGACAATTTAAGACGACAACATTCATTAGGataa